A portion of the Streptomyces sp. NBC_00376 genome contains these proteins:
- a CDS encoding DUF4328 domain-containing protein, translating to MPPAPAFFAPQQYLRSPEGLAKAVVVLLAVVAAADLLAVAAGLNSRRVIAAGLENDFATYDEAEATLADNLYGTAGVLQSLVSLATAVVFIIWFRRVRLNAEVFDPSTQPMRPGWAVGAWFVPIANLVLPRRIAGGIWTASAQTNTDGSWRTVPATVMNLWWGFWIISLVGSQYASRRYWAAEQPQEILDSAGLLMATDALDIVAAVFAILFVRKLTRMQGERAALGVYPLGVPGAPGRADWGRAH from the coding sequence ATGCCGCCCGCCCCGGCCTTCTTCGCGCCGCAGCAGTACCTGCGCTCGCCCGAGGGGCTCGCGAAGGCCGTCGTCGTGCTGCTGGCGGTCGTCGCGGCGGCGGATCTGCTCGCCGTGGCGGCGGGACTGAACAGCCGCCGTGTGATCGCGGCCGGGCTGGAGAACGACTTCGCGACGTACGACGAGGCGGAGGCGACGCTCGCGGACAATCTGTACGGGACGGCGGGCGTGCTGCAGAGCCTCGTGAGCCTGGCCACCGCGGTCGTCTTCATCATCTGGTTCCGGCGGGTACGGCTCAACGCCGAGGTGTTCGACCCGAGCACGCAGCCGATGCGGCCCGGCTGGGCCGTCGGCGCCTGGTTCGTCCCGATCGCCAACCTGGTGCTGCCGCGCCGGATCGCGGGCGGCATCTGGACCGCGAGCGCCCAGACGAACACCGACGGCAGCTGGCGCACGGTCCCGGCCACCGTGATGAACCTGTGGTGGGGGTTCTGGATCATCTCGCTGGTCGGCTCCCAGTACGCGTCCCGGCGGTACTGGGCGGCCGAGCAGCCGCAGGAGATCCTGGACTCGGCGGGCCTGCTGATGGCCACCGACGCCTTGGACATCGTGGCCGCGGTGTTCGCCATCCTCTTCGTCCGCAAGCTGACCCGGATGCAGGGGGAGCGGGCGGCGCTCGGCGTGTATCCGCTGGGCGTCCCGGGTGCGCCGGGGCGGGCCGACTGGGGTCGCGCCCACTGA
- a CDS encoding 2-oxo-4-hydroxy-4-carboxy-5-ureidoimidazoline decarboxylase, giving the protein MRQPATRTAVPVQNSAAEQVPTHVPGLDRFNAVPAAEAEAALLECCGSRRWAQRLAAHRPYPDLDALLAAADEAGYDLAPADLAEALTAEVSPGLHHAAPHSAHLALRAAHAAYESRFGHVFVICLDGLGPAEQPDQVLAGIRARLAHEPDQERVATAEEMRRLARGRIIELVSGS; this is encoded by the coding sequence CTGCGCCAGCCGGCCACCCGTACGGCCGTACCCGTCCAGAATTCCGCCGCCGAGCAGGTCCCCACCCACGTCCCGGGCCTCGACCGCTTCAACGCCGTGCCGGCCGCCGAGGCCGAGGCCGCCCTGCTGGAGTGCTGCGGCAGCCGCCGCTGGGCGCAGCGGCTGGCCGCCCACCGCCCCTATCCCGACCTGGACGCACTGCTGGCCGCGGCCGACGAGGCGGGCTACGACCTGGCCCCGGCGGACCTCGCCGAGGCGCTCACCGCCGAGGTCTCCCCCGGGCTGCACCACGCCGCGCCGCACTCCGCCCATCTGGCGCTGCGGGCCGCGCACGCCGCGTACGAGTCGCGCTTCGGGCATGTCTTCGTGATCTGCCTGGACGGCCTGGGGCCGGCCGAGCAGCCGGACCAGGTGCTCGCCGGGATCCGGGCCAGGCTGGCCCACGAGCCCGACCAGGAGCGGGTGGCGACCGCGGAGGAGATGCGCCGGCTCGCCCGGGGCCGCATCATCGAGCTGGTATCAGGTTCATAA
- a CDS encoding beta-N-acetylhexosaminidase: MSPSRGALVAGAALTAAAAATIAVVVWPEGSDSGLAGQSSNARTPASSSAAASPAPSPTRSYPLSTAPRTIPAVREHIAARGPGWRPGPDAGVVIARSSGTLADEGQLLAQELKIRYRGDVPARAGDVELALVPGKGAPESYTLGVHDGRVTISGPDQAGVFYGTRTLKQSVRADGAMPEGEVRDRPDRPQRGLNLDIARKYYTPAWIEDRLREMADLKLNQLGLHFSDDQAFRIESRTHPEVVSPQHLTQAEVRRIVGLASRLHIEVVPEIDSPGHLGAVLRAHPDLQLRNVSGTRSPGSLDISDPGSAKLVDQLLGEFTELFRGAYWHLGADEYLALMARDPATSYPQLQRAAQQKYGAGASIKDLATGWLNDRAAVVRPHGKQPKAWNDGFFRDGTVHADKDIEVEYWTGKEYGARLPEEYLREGRRVVNLNDEYLYYVLGQPNQFVYPTGERIYEQWTPLVLRGTRPVPARYSGQILGGRFAVWGDLPQAQTPAQVAQGIRMPLRATAQKLWVPGKPALSWEQFRALAARIDKAG; encoded by the coding sequence ATGTCGCCCTCACGTGGCGCTCTCGTGGCCGGTGCGGCCCTCACCGCGGCGGCCGCCGCGACGATCGCCGTCGTCGTCTGGCCGGAAGGCTCCGACAGCGGACTCGCCGGACAGTCCTCGAACGCCCGCACCCCCGCGTCCTCCTCGGCCGCCGCCTCGCCGGCCCCTTCGCCAACCCGGAGCTACCCGCTCTCCACCGCCCCGCGCACCATCCCCGCGGTACGCGAGCACATCGCGGCCCGGGGTCCCGGCTGGCGCCCCGGCCCGGACGCCGGGGTCGTCATCGCCCGCAGCAGCGGGACGCTCGCCGACGAGGGACAGCTGCTGGCCCAGGAGCTGAAGATCCGTTACCGGGGCGACGTCCCCGCCCGGGCGGGCGACGTGGAGCTGGCCCTGGTCCCGGGCAAGGGCGCCCCCGAGTCGTACACCCTCGGCGTCCACGACGGGCGGGTCACCATCAGCGGGCCCGACCAGGCCGGGGTCTTCTACGGGACCCGCACCCTGAAGCAGTCGGTGCGCGCCGACGGTGCGATGCCGGAGGGCGAGGTGCGCGACCGCCCCGACCGGCCGCAGCGCGGACTCAACCTCGACATCGCACGCAAGTACTACACCCCGGCCTGGATCGAGGACCGGCTGCGGGAGATGGCCGACCTCAAGCTCAACCAGCTCGGCCTGCACTTCTCCGACGACCAGGCCTTCCGCATCGAGTCCCGCACCCACCCCGAGGTGGTGTCGCCGCAGCACCTGACCCAGGCGGAAGTGCGGCGGATCGTCGGCCTCGCGTCCCGGCTGCACATCGAGGTCGTCCCGGAGATCGACTCCCCGGGCCATCTCGGCGCGGTGCTGCGGGCCCACCCCGACCTCCAGCTGCGCAATGTGTCGGGCACGCGCTCGCCCGGGTCGCTCGACATCTCCGACCCGGGCTCGGCCAAGCTCGTCGACCAGCTCCTCGGCGAGTTCACCGAGCTGTTTCGCGGCGCGTACTGGCACCTGGGCGCCGACGAGTACCTCGCCCTGATGGCGCGGGACCCGGCCACCTCGTACCCGCAGCTGCAACGCGCCGCCCAGCAGAAGTACGGGGCGGGGGCGAGCATCAAGGACCTGGCGACCGGCTGGCTGAACGACCGCGCGGCGGTGGTGCGCCCGCACGGCAAGCAGCCCAAGGCGTGGAACGACGGCTTCTTCCGCGACGGGACCGTGCACGCCGACAAGGACATCGAGGTCGAGTACTGGACGGGCAAGGAGTACGGCGCCCGGCTGCCCGAGGAGTACCTGCGCGAGGGCCGGCGCGTGGTGAACCTCAACGACGAGTACCTCTATTACGTGCTCGGCCAGCCCAACCAGTTCGTCTACCCGACGGGCGAGCGGATCTACGAGCAGTGGACCCCGCTCGTCCTGCGCGGCACCCGGCCTGTCCCGGCGCGCTACTCCGGTCAGATCCTCGGCGGCCGGTTCGCGGTCTGGGGCGACCTCCCGCAGGCACAGACCCCGGCGCAGGTGGCGCAGGGCATCCGGATGCCGTTGCGCGCGACCGCCCAGAAGCTGTGGGTCCCGGGCAAACCCGCGCTGAGCTGGGAACAGTTCCGGGCGCTGGCCGCACGGATCGACAAGGCGGGCTGA